In one Dreissena polymorpha isolate Duluth1 chromosome 7, UMN_Dpol_1.0, whole genome shotgun sequence genomic region, the following are encoded:
- the LOC127839795 gene encoding uncharacterized protein K02A2.6-like, whose amino-acid sequence MGIPRKVKSDNGAPFNSQNFKEFAIKYGFQHHRVTPLHPQANGTAEAFMKPLIKALTTACTEGFQLRQGLCNFLLNYRSIPHPSKGRSPAEIMFGRKLKTKIPTYSKPENDDEIRKRETLAKRNQKRNADVKRKSKPADLRIGDTVLIRQKPRHKLDTPFNPTPGTLIKKNGFTITVEHNGKQFRRDASHFKPVQTDVQDRRRNVHNGGTIPTPTVPMAESSTAKRFED is encoded by the coding sequence ATGGGAATTCCAAGAAAAGTAAAATCTGACAACGGCGCACCGTTTAACAGTCAAAACTTCAAAGAATTTGCTATCAAGTACGGATTTCAACATCACAGAGTGACGCCGTTGCATCCACAAGCCAACGGTACAGCGGAAGCATTCATGAAACCTCTCATCAAAGCCTTAACAACGGCCTGTACGGAAGGATTTCAGTTACGACAAGGACTGTGCAATTTCCTACTTAACTACCGCAGCATCCCACATCCAAGCAAAGGTCGCTCACCAGCAGAAATCATGTTCGGCAGAAAACTTAAAACGAAAATTCCTACATACAGCAAACCAGAAAACGACGATGAAATACGAAAAAGGGAAACACTTGCAAAACGCAACCAAAAGCGAAACGCAGACGTCAAACGGAAGTCCAAACCTGCGGATCTCAGAATCGGAGATACCGTTTTGATACGACAGAAACCGCGTCATAAACTGGATACGCCATTTAACCCAACTCCAGGGACACTCATCAAAAAGAATGGCTTTACCATCACAGTTGAACACAATGGAAAACAGTTTCGTCGCGATGCATCACATTTTAAACCAGTACAGACAGACGTCCAGGACCGACGACGTAACGTCCACAACGGCGGCACAATCCCGACGCCGACGGTCCCAATGGCAGAATCGTCGACCGCCAAGCGTTTTGAGGactga
- the LOC127837527 gene encoding uncharacterized protein LOC127837527, which translates to MATRCDVLQIGKFFNEIEGGYFNEIVGEYFNETDLLRDYIECKETEGRLAQESVTNAAKYYSAGEDVDLHGKIPGISVVKSEKPKSGNFGLKVYPSSPSVVLASRSGLTVLYPSLYTDESANDERSTPNLFCDETKAHSKAIFGRLMAVSKEQEPFIDLNEHKAKKQDSVGLNKLETKKQDSSIVHKKHETEKQDPSISLKKDEIEKQDPSIDLKQDDTEKQDSSIGLKHETEKQDPSIDLKKDETEKQHPSIDLKKDKTEKQDSSIGPKKHETEQQDPSIDPKIDENEIQDPSIDLTKYKTEKKNPSIDLKKDDPSIGLKKNKTKKQDPSIDIIKRETETHDQSFEFFKIIDKVGSSGHTFKLLHYVFCASFLCFIFCPMFSSALPLRMDISTCTKGLPVSIPLHLFPGYDYTVSIGGHEVGACDMVASMTCFITHTFDGGYNFAENALTWNLTISQVSCDDFNVTVRITGQHNVQSTHLNILGCDTQKLDDGGPNPVNNVTIVPCKAGKPVIISLPLDNGNDYVIRTGDIDIGACDMMLSHTCFLKSRTYLGKFCFSGEGILWNLTVNEMLLNSIHVSVVETGTNPKHNVTFRIQKCKPPNMSETETVGNFNFAHGLFVLFCIIAAFALLICCAVRIFE; encoded by the exons ATGGCGACCAGATGTGATGTTCTTCAAATCGGAAAATTCTTTAACGAGATAGAAGGGGGATACTTTAATGAGATAGTTGGGGAATACTTTAATGAGACAGATTTACTCAg GGATTACATAGAGTGTAAAGAAACAGAAGGGAGGCTAGCTCAGGAGTCAGTGACCAATGCTGCTAAATATTATTCTGCTGGAGAGGATGTGGACCTACATGGAAAAATTCCTGGCATCAGTGTTGTCAAGTCCGAGAAACCTAAGTCAGGAAA CTTTGGTCTGAAGGTCTATCCAAGTTCACCATCCGTTGTTCTTGCAAGCCGTTCTGGATTGACAGTGCTATATCCATCACTTTATACAGATGAATCTGCAAATGATGAGAGGTCAACACCAAATCTTTTTTGTGATGAAACAAAGGCGCATTCAAAAGCTATCTTTGGACGTCTAATGGCGGTGTCCAAGGAACAAGAACCCTTCATTGATCTTAATGAACATAAGGCTAAGAAACAAGACTCCGTTGGACTTAATAAGCTTGAGACTAAGAAACAAGACTCCTCCATTGTACATAAGAAGCATGAGACTGAGAAACAAGACCCGTCTATTAGTCTTAAAAAAGATGAGATTGAGAAGCAAGACCCTTCAATTGATCTTAAACAAGATGATACGGAGAAACAAGACTCCTCCATTGGACTTAAACATGAGACTGAGAAACAAGACCCGTCCATTGATCTTAAAAAAGATGAGACTGAGAAACAACACCCGTCAATTGATCTTAAAAAAGATAAGACTGAGAAGCAAGACTCCTCCATTGGACCTAAAAAGCATGAGACTGAGCAACAAGACCCGTCCATTGATCCTAAAATAGATGAGAATGAGATACAAGACCCGTCCATTGATCTTACAAAATATAAGACTGAGAAAAAAAACCCGTCCATTGATCTAAAAAAAGATGACCCTTCCATTGGTCTGAAAAAAAATAAGACTAAGAAACAAGACCCTTCAATTGATATAATCAAGCGTGAGACTGAGACACATGACCAATCATTTGAATTCTTCAAAATTATTGACAAAGTAGGAAGTTCAGGACATACGTTTAAACTCTTACATTATGTTTTTTGTGCTTCctttttgtgttttatattttgtcCGATGTTTTCAAGTGCACTCCCATTAAGAATGGATATAAGTACTTGCACGAAAGGATTACCTGTTTCCATTCCTTTGCATTTATTTCCAGGTTATGATTACACTGTAAGCATTGGAGGGCATGAAGTAGGTGCATGTGATATGGTTGCGTCTATGACATGCTTTATAACACACACCTTTGACGGTGGATACAATTTCGCTGAGAATGCTTTGACCTGGAATTTGACCATTTCTCAAGTCTCATGTGACGATTTTAATGTCACTGTTAGAATCACTGGACAACATAATGTTCAGAGTACTCACTTAAACATACTTGGATGTGATACACAGAAATTAGATGATGGAGGTCCAAATCCAGTAAACAATGTGACAATTGTCCCTTGTAAGGCAGGAAAACCAGTCATTATCAGTTTGCCACTGGACAATGGTAATGATTATGTCATACGTACTGGGGATATTGACATTGGGGCCTGTGACATGATGTTGAGCCACACGTGTTTCCTTAAAAGCAGAACATATTTAGGGAAGTTCTGTTTCTCTGGGGAGGGTATTCTATGGAATTTGACCGttaatgaaatgttgttaaacagTATACATGTCTCTGTAGTAGAAACTGGAACGAACCCAAAGCATAATGTCACATTTAGGATACAAAAATGCAAACCACCGAACATGTCTGAAACTGAGACTGTTGGTAATTTTAACTTTGCACATGGACTTTTTGTTTTGTTCTGCATTATTGCAGCATTTGCACTGTTGATTTGCTGTGCTGTGCGTATTTTTGAATAA